One segment of Streptomyces sp. TG1A-8 DNA contains the following:
- a CDS encoding DUF5999 family protein produces the protein MCQHQPPCPPAESADRESARLAAHHPEQGWSLLCNGVLLFEDTGELLPDGRVIDPHRPLGADRVMSAA, from the coding sequence ATGTGCCAGCACCAGCCGCCGTGCCCGCCAGCCGAGTCAGCCGACCGGGAGTCCGCCCGCCTCGCGGCGCACCACCCGGAGCAGGGCTGGAGCCTGCTGTGCAACGGCGTCCTGCTCTTCGAGGACACCGGCGAGCTCCTGCCCGACGGCCGGGTCATCGACCCGCACCGCCCGCTGGGTGCGGACCGGGTGATGAGCGCGGCCTGA